The genome window TGGTGGCACACAGTGAGGCCGATAGCCAGTCGTTACCGGTTCTGCTCGCCGACGAAGCCATTTGCATCGGGCCGCCGCCTTCGGCTCAAAGCTACCTTAACATCCCCAATTTGCTCTCGGCGGCCTTAATATCTGGAGCTGAGGCCATTCATCCCGGCTACGGTTTTCTGGCCGAGAATCCTCAGTTTGCCGAAATGTGCCGCGACCACGGCATTGCATTTATTGGCCCTACGCCGGAGTCCATGCATAGCTTAGGTTCCAAGGCTGGGGGGCGGGAGATCGCCGCCAAATCCAATGTGCCAACCGTGCCTGGAACCGGGGTTTTGCAGTCGGTGGAGGAGGCCCTCGAGGCTGCCGAACAAATTGGCTACCCAGTACTCCTCAAGGCCAGCGCCGGGGGGGGTGGCCGTGGCCAAAAGGTGGTGCGATCCTCCGAGGAGATGAAAACGGCCTTTGCTCAAGCCCAGGTCGAGGCCCAGAATTACTTCTCCGATCCGGCCCTGATTTTAGAGAAATACATAGAGCTGTTTCGCCATGTTGAGGTGCAGGTGCTGGGGGACGGCAAAGGCCATGTGGTGCATGTCGGTGAGCGCGACTGCTCGATTCAGCGCCGAAACCAAAAGCTGATTGAGGAGGCCCCCAGCCGCCTGGAGGAGCCCCTGCGTCAGGAAATCTTGGCGGCAGGGGTGCGCCTGGCCAAGTATGTGAACTACCAGGGGGCTGGTACGCTCGAGTTCATCGTAGATCCCGATGGCAACTTCTACTTTATGGAGATGAACACGCGTATCCAGGTTGAGCATTGTGTTTCTGAGATGGTTTCGGGTTTGGATCTGGTCAAGTGGCAAATTAAAATCGCCGCGGGAGAGCCTTTCACCCTCGAGCAAAGTGATATTAAGCTCCACGGCCACGCCATCGAATGTCGTATCAACGCCGAGGATTACGAAAAAGATTTCCGGCCTAGCATCGGCAAGATCGAGACGCTGCACTTTCCCGGTGGCCCCGGTGTTCGGGTGGACTCACATCTTTATGCCGGCTACAGCATTCCACCCAACTACGACTCGCTGGTAGCCAAGTTGATTGTGCACGGTGAGACCCGTGAAGAGGCCATTGCACGCATGCGCCGTGCTCTGACTGAGACTGTTATCGAAGGGCCGGGGGT of Meiothermus sp. contains these proteins:
- the accC gene encoding acetyl-CoA carboxylase biotin carboxylase subunit codes for the protein MFKKIMVANRGEIALRVLRAARELGVKVVVAHSEADSQSLPVLLADEAICIGPPPSAQSYLNIPNLLSAALISGAEAIHPGYGFLAENPQFAEMCRDHGIAFIGPTPESMHSLGSKAGGREIAAKSNVPTVPGTGVLQSVEEALEAAEQIGYPVLLKASAGGGGRGQKVVRSSEEMKTAFAQAQVEAQNYFSDPALILEKYIELFRHVEVQVLGDGKGHVVHVGERDCSIQRRNQKLIEEAPSRLEEPLRQEILAAGVRLAKYVNYQGAGTLEFIVDPDGNFYFMEMNTRIQVEHCVSEMVSGLDLVKWQIKIAAGEPFTLEQSDIKLHGHAIECRINAEDYEKDFRPSIGKIETLHFPGGPGVRVDSHLYAGYSIPPNYDSLVAKLIVHGETREEAIARMRRALTETVIEGPGVKTTVPFHLKVMDNAFYRRGAIYTNFVTTRMSD